The following proteins come from a genomic window of Triticum aestivum cultivar Chinese Spring chromosome 6A, IWGSC CS RefSeq v2.1, whole genome shotgun sequence:
- the LOC123130559 gene encoding zealexin A1 synthase-like produces MAVVEQVASWFCVVLALLLPCLLLNLWLRRDTGVANLPPSPWRLPVVGNLHQVIIHGPLLHRAIADLARRLDAPLMYLQLGDVPVVVASSPDAAREVTKTHDLSFATRPWRPSMRILLADGDAPGLVFAPYGALWRQLRKTSVLELLSARRVRSFRRVREEEVGRLVASLAAFSPGKAVDVGERLTALMTDAVFRTMIGDRFDQRDEFLEVLAEALKIASGFSVGDLVPSWKIVSLLSGTARRAEANTRKMFELMDRIIRQHQERRLAEDVEEDMVDVLLRLQKEDGLDVPLTMGAIKSLIRDLFSGGSETSATTVQWAMAELMRNPRAMQKAQAELRDTLQGSPTVTEDDLTKLSYLKLVIKETLRLHPPLPLLLPRECRETCKVMGYDVPKGTTVFVNVWAIGRDTKYWTDAEVFKPERFESGAIDFKGMDFEFLPFGAGRRMCPGMTFAQPSMELALASLLYHFDWELPVGVSRSELDMAEELSVTIQRKNSLHLRPVVRVPLQAAL; encoded by the exons ATGGCCGTAGTGGAGCAAGTCGCCTCCTGGTTCTGCGTTGTCTTGGCTCTCCTTCTACCTTGCCTGCTCCTCAACCTGTGGTTGCGCCGCGACACCGGCGTAGCTAACCTTCCGCCCAGCCCCTGGCGGCTGCCGGTCGTCGGCAACCTCCACCAGGTGATCATCCACGGGCCGCTCCTGCACCGCGCCATCGCCGACCTCGCACGCCGACTCGACGCGCCCCTCATGTACCTGCAGCTCGGCGATGTCCCTGTCGTCGTCGCATCGTCCCCCGACGCCGCCCGGGAGGTCACCAAGACCCACGACCTCAGCTTCGCGACCCGGCCGTGGAGACCCAGCATGCGGATCTTGTTGGCCGACGGCGACGCGCCGGGCCTGGTGTTCGCGCCGTACGGCGCCCTATGGCGGCAGCTCCGCAAGACAAGCGTCCTCGAGTTGCTCAGCGCCCGGCGAGTGCGGTCGTTCCGCCGCGTCCGGGAGGAGGAGGTTGGCCGCCTCGTTGCCTCCCTCGCCGCGTTTTCGCCGGGCAAAGCCGTGGATGTCGGCGAGCGGTTAACCGCGCTCATGACGGATGCGGTATTCCGTACAATGATCGGTGACCGGTTCGATCAGCGCGACGAGTTCTTGGAGGTCCTCGCAGAGGCGCTAAAGATCGCCTCCGGGTTCAGCGTCGGCGACCTGGTCCCGTCGTGGAAGATCGTGAGCCTTTTGAGCGGTACTGCGCGCCGGGCAGAGGCGAACACCCGCAAGATGTTCGAGCTGATGGATCGCATCATCAGGCAGCACCAGGAGCGTAGATTGGCGGAAGACGTGGAAGAGGACATGGTGGACGTGCTCCTAAGGTTGCAGAAGGAAGATGGCCTGGATGTGCCCCTCACCATGGGAGCCATCAAATCCCTCATCCGA GACCTTTTCAGTGGTGGGAGTGAGACATCGGCGACGACCGTACAATGGGCCATGGCGGAGCTCATGAGAAATCCGAGAGCAATGCAGAAAGCACAAGCCGAGCTGCGCGACACACTCCAAGGGAGCCCGACGGTGACAGAAGATGACCTGACCAAGTTGAGCTACTTGAAGCTCGTCATCAAGGAGACACTGAGGCTGCACCCACCGTTGCCACTGCTCCTTCCAAGGGAATGCCGGGAGACATGCAAGGTCATGGGGTACGACGTGCCCAAGGGCACCACCGTGTTTGTGAACGTGTGGGCGATCGGCAGGGACACCAAGTACTGGACCGACGCCGAAGTGTTTAAGCCGGAGCGATTCGAGAGCGGCGCAATTGATTTCAAGGGCATGGACTTCGAGTTCTTACCCTTCGGAGCAGGGCGAAGAATGTGCCCTGGAATGACGTTTGCACAGCCTAGCATGGAGCTCGCGCTCGCCTCGCTGCTATACCACTTCGACTGGGAGCTCCCGGTTGGAGTCTCACGA